GCTTGGCATCGGTCCACCGACGAACGAGGAATCCGCGCCTTCCACGATGACCAACACGACTAGCTCGTCGAAACATTCCCAGGCAACAGGACACAACTTGACTGCGCACAATTCCCAAGGCTATTGCGATATTTCAGTTCCAGTGTACGCGACGGTCAAGGGTAGGTAAATTTCTATACCTCGTCCACTCGAAACGCGTCGTTCTCGCTCAGCAAATTCGTCCTTAACGATTTTTATGTTCCAGGACGAGCTAGTCAAATTAGGTCCATGCCGTTCGGCGACAGTTCCGACGACAGCTCGGACGGCGAGGAGCATCCGAATCAGACGGAGACCAACACTAGAATCACCAACAGTTCATCCGACAACACGGACTCTTCGCTTGGCAGCGGGAGCAGCCCGTCGAAAAGCGTTAAAACCACCAGCAGCCTTAGTCCCGCCAAGAGAAGCTCCAGCGGTTCCCCTAGCAAAAGCGTCAAACGTGGTTAGTAGTATATAATACCGTGCATCGAATACTCGACAACTTGAAGACTAACCTTGCCTTTGCAGATACCTCTTTGGAGTCTGGCCTGTCGGAGGACTATGCGATACCCCCCGACGCGCTCAGCTCAACCTCCCTCGAATCCAGCATGCCTAGTCTGCTAATGCGCGTCTCGGGCGAGAGCCCGAAGAGGCAAGAATCTTTGGAGAAGACTGGCCACCTGGCAAAACTTGGCGGGAAACTGAAAACTTGGCGGAAGAGATGGTTCGTATTGAAGAACGGGGTGCTTACGTACTGGAAGAGTCAAAACGACGTCAATCGGAAACCTCAGGGCCAAATAGTATTGGACGAAGTGTGCAGGTAATTCTCCAACGATGTATAATTCTTGCTACGCTATGAAGAAAATCATTTTGAGAAACATGATTCCTCGGCAGGATAAACAGGGCGGAAGGCGCCGCCACGTTCGAGATAGCCACGGGCAAAAAGACGTATTACCTGACGGCGGATTGCATCGCGACGATGGAGGATTGGATAAGGGTGCTGCAAAATGTACAAAGGCGGAACGCGACGAAGCTTCTGCTCAGCAAAGAGGACAACAAGCCGACGATACAGGGATGGTTGACGAAGGTGAAGAACGGGCACGCTAAAAAGTGCTGGTGCGTCCTCATTGGAAAAATGTTCCTTTACTTTAAGTGCCCTAACGATACGGTGAGTCCTCGTCTTCTCGATCTTACGCGACCTACGGACAATCAACGTTACTATGACGCCTCTCTTGACGTTTCCTCAGAATCCTATTGGACAAATAAATATGAGAGACGCGAGAGTAGAAGAGGTCGAGCATGTATCCGACAGTGACAGCGAAGAAAGGGACGCCGAATGCCCTCACGAAAGAACGATCGGCATCTTTCCAACTCACCAGGGTCCTACGTACTTACTGATGCCCCACAAACAAGACAAAGACAGCTGGCTGTACCATTTAACGGTGGTTTCGGGAGGGGGCCCGAGCGCGGGGACTCAGTACGAACAATTGGTgcaaagattgatggaaaccgacgGTGATCCTAGTTGCGTTCTATGGAGACACCCCTTGTTGCTCCATACGAAAGAAAACATCACTAGTCCACTGACCAGCTTGACCTCTGAAGCCTTGCAGACCGAGGCTATCAAGCTTTTCAAGGTTTTGTCACGCGtctcttttgtctttagcgttcGCCCGTaacgatgaatgcgaaaaagaGATTAAAGGGACAATATTATTTGCACAGGCTTGTCAGTTGTTCATGTCGGTGGCAGTGGAGCAAGCAGGCATAGACTATCATGTGGTGCTAGCGCAAAATGCGTTGCAACAATGCTTAGACCAGCCTGAACTGCAATCTGAATTCATCTGTGCATTGGTAAAGCAGACAAGTCGTCACACACAACACCGTTTGGGCGTACAGGTAAAAAAGGCCGCCAGACTTGTGTCGCTGGGTACTGCGCGCGTTGTAAGTCCTGCTTATTGTTTAACAAACACTCTGAACCCTGTACCATTTTCACAATTGACGTTCGATGCGCGACTTTAGCTAACGCGTTCACCTCGAATCTGTATCCGCTAGTCGCTACCGTTCGAGGCTTTCGGGTACATACAGTAGAACTTCCATTATCTGAATTAATAGAATACTTTCCTCGTATTGACTCTTTTGTGCTTAAGACAAAATAATAGAAATGGAGAAATAATTCAAACGAAtccattttattataaattcgtGGATCTCGCATCTCGTTGGCTGCTAGGCTTTACAAAGAAATTGCATTCCTTTGATACCTAAGCCCTCTTTCAAATGTAACGATTTATTTTTACGAAAGAATCTTTCAACGCGAAAAAGAATACTCTACAAATAGCGTTGCTCGAATAATAGAACGTTCAGGACAGTTGAGCACTTGGATAACGGAGGTTCTATCGTACTTGCAACAAATTGTAACGATTGTAATCGTAGACAGTAATGTTCGACGATATCGCGTTTGTTGTTGCCTCCGTGTCCAAGAAATGGTACATTGGGTACGCTTAGTCAAGTATTATAAAATAATCTCGTCGAAGTAGAGCGGTGAACTGTTTGGTTGTCTTTccctttattttctttttcaagaaGACTAACTGATTAATAAAACGCTGTCGTTCGTTTACCACGAACAATAATACTTGACGAAGTTCTTTAACAAGAAAAGATTTtttagttttaacattcattcacatttcattttcatttgCTGCTTTATGTGTGCTCTTCCTAGGCTACTCTGAATCGCATgcgttctttatttattttttttttctgaatttttttttctcgtttttgttTCGTTTTTTAGACGTCGTCGTGTTAagttttttgttttttcgtttcgtttaaGTTTTATTGCGtacttttaatatttatacatgATACCCGATCACCTTACCCCAGATGAGACCCTATCATGTGAGCCGAACATATTTCGACAATTCATTCCTCTCATCGACGATCAATAGACATTTTTCATTTCATTCCATCAGATCGTGCTGTTTCTCTGAAATCTCTATGATAAATAGTATTGTAATATAGCGTCTTGCGAATACGTTGTCAAAATACGTTCTGCGGCACACACACTTGCAGAATGGTATGTtggtgtacataagaaaccacacACAGAAAAACATCTTTTTATAGATTGGTTTTTTGTTTCTGTTTCCGTACCGTTTTTTTGCTCAATAGCTCATTACAATATTCTCTGTTTGAATGCTGCTTAGAGAACTTAGTCTTTGATCACACCGGTGTCATAGACGGTTACTTAAGGAAATAAAGCTAGAATCCTTACAGATTCGAACGTCCGTCGTAGTATGCAATACACGAGACTCGAAACACACGAGCTGCATTATCGTTGGATATATACAGCTTCGCAAAACAAAGAGAAAAGAAATAACAAATAAGAAAGAGACAAAAGAAAAGTGTGTTTCGTTCGTTCGATCCGCGAACGAACAAGACAGTTAACGCGAACCAAAAGTGCTTTCGAGCTGTAAGGTAGACTCACATggccttaaaaaaaaaaaaaaaagtatatatatatatagatatatatatatataaaaacaaAAGCGCTTCTCTCATCCACATTGTTCTTAATTCATTCAGATTGTTGACGGTCCATGCGTTTTATGTGATTAACACACATAGAGAGTTGATGCGTTTAATGGTCCGATTTCGATTGCTTACATACTAACAGACGTATGACGTAACAATTCACACGTGTTCCACGATCGAGGACATACGAGTTATTCACCCCACCTAAAAGAGTATTCCTTTCGACTTGAATTTGACTTGACGACCTATAGAGGCACATGTTTCTTAACGACACGTTTCTTTTCATACCCGAGATATATGGATAAAACTGAATAAGATACAATGACGATCCGATTCGAGAGGACAGTGGGTCGCGATTTATTCAAAAGAaactaaaaaaagaagaaaagaaaagtAGTAGACTAGGTCTGGTTCAGTCCAGGGATATAGTAGTATGCCAGCATACCATTGCAGCAGCTCCTCCTCTGCGCCACGCAATCGCTGTTCACCTGCGATACGCAAAGTCCCGCGGCAAATGGCAGCGGTGAAAATGCGGACGCACAATCGACGGCCTCCACTTCTCACAGTCCTCCGCTCACGCAGGGCCACTCGACGTCTACGATTCTGGACTGCAAAACTAACCCCGCCCAGTACGTTCTTATCCAGGGATGGCAGCTGCTCGCCCTCGCTGTTTCGCTCTTCCTACCGAGGAATAATCGGCTACTCTGGTACCTGAAGTTACACTTGCAAAGAAACGCTGACACTAAGTGAGTGCCATTTCACCTCTGTACAGCACAGGGTAGGCTAGAGCAATTCCGACCACCGTTTACAAAATTCTAATTAAATCCTCGATCATTGGCCACACCGGAAAGTATGCTAGCCTTGTAATTATTCAATAATACGATATCACTCTATGGTTGGAATTACCTTACCATACCCTTAGCACCCCGTATCTTGATCCAAATTAAGATAGTCTCGAGTCAGGAGTTTGTTCAGCCACGTTTGACTTGGAAGTCTCTTGATTCTGACTCAGTAGTTCGCTATTAAAAGAGACAATTCATGTACTCGATGTTGCACTAAGGTCTTTATAAATTCTAATCAAAAAATGAATGTCGACGCTTACTGATCtgcagaatattaatttctagaaCGGAATGTGGCAAGTACGCAGCCTACTGCGAAAGAGCTTTGGAAAGGACTCTACAAAACGGTGGAAGGGAAGTGAAACCCTCGAGAATGGAAGTCCTCTCTATACTGATGAAGAATCCTTACCATCACTCCCTGCCGCACGCGATACCGGTTCATTTTTTAAACGGCACATACCAGGTTGTAAGCTTTGATGGCAGTACCACGATAGAGGAGTTTTTGAACACCCTGAACCAGGAGATTGGCTGTCGGGACGTTCATCAGTCCGGTTTCACGTTATTCAGCGACGACCCGATCGAGAAGGATCTCGAGCACTTTATAGATCTTCAAGCAAAGGTATGTGTTCGATGAACAACTGTTAAAGGATAAAGGTAAACGTTTTCTGAAGAAACTACCTCGTCGATTTCAATGGTTTTGATATATGAAAACGATAAGGGAGCTTCGATTGTAAAGAATTACCAAGATATGATCTAGAAAGATACTCATTGGATTTCCTTTGTTTCAGCTCTGCGATATAATCTCGAAATGGGAAACAGCGTTGAGGGAGAAGGGTTCAGGGAAATTCGAAAATACCAGGGTGATACAATTGACGTACAAATCGCGGTGCTATTGGCGACAGGCGGCTAAAATGGAGACTGACAGAGAGAGGCTTCTGCTTTGTTATCAAGTGAATCAACAAGTGGTGCATGGAAAGTTTCCAGTAAATCGTGAGCTTGCGTTCGAGCTTGCATCGTTAATGGCGCAGGTTGGtctcaaatatttttaacacgTTCCTTGTCATTGTCGTTTCATTCAACATAGTACGTTTAACCAACCGCAAAAGTAATTGCAATATAATTAATTACTGCCGAAGTCTTGTAAGTATGAACGGTGTTTAATACCACGAACGACCCACACAGATTGATTTTGGAGAATACAACAACGACAAGGCACGAGGAAGCGGCCCAGGAAGCAATCCGCACCACCTGGTGCTTCAGGCCCTGGACAAGTTTTATCCGATACGATACCGGACGAATATCACTGCCGAACAATTGaggcaagtataagaagaaaataaaaaaaaactatcGAAGACATACGgatgcttttaaaaactaacacGATGCATATTAATCACAAATAATTACAGTAATCGTGAATAAATGCAAGGTGGTTTCGAAATAAGGCCGATGTCGAGAGTAACCAATTATTTTCTTGAATAAAGAAAATTGTTTATTGTAGGGAGCTGCAAGAAAAACTACAAGAAAAATGGATCGCTTTAAAAGGTCGCAGCGTATTAGACTGTGTTCGCATATATCTAACCTGCACCAGGAAGTGGCCTTTTTTTGGAGCAACACTTTATCAAGCAAAAGTAAATAACCGAAGCTTCTCGCGGATAAAAGCGAATATATGGAgcataaaaatattttgtttcgcAGTTGAAGCAATCTGAACCAATGACCGCATGGATTGCCGTCTCCGAAGACAGTGTAACGTTACTCGAGCTACAAACGATGGCAGTGATGTGCCGTTACAACTACGCGAATATAGTTACATTCGGAGGATGTTTAGATGATTTTATGCTCGTCGCTTGCCCCGACGAAGGCGCCGCGGAACAGAAACTTTTATTCGCGCTTTCGAAACCTAAGGTACGGAaacatacaaggtgttcggccgcccctggggaaaattttaatgaaagattctaggagccaaaataggacgaaaatcaagagtaccaatttgttgattgaagctttgttaaaaagttattaacgtttaaagttgcgtctGTAGATAGTGGTTCTTAGTCTACTTAGTGACGTGTCGCCAGCCATACAGTTTTGTGAATGAGAGCTACTATCGCGCGTgcacaataactttttaacgaagccttaatcgtCAAATtgccattcttgattttcgtcttattttagcccctagaatctcccattaaaatttttcccaggggtggccgaacactctgtatatcgtTATCCGTTAAAAAGCAATTAACGGGAATCAAGCTTTTCAGACATTGACAATGTTTTCCTGCTCTTACAGATTTTGGAGATAACATTGTTGATCGCCGATTATATGAATGCCTTGGGACACGCTTTACCTGGTACCCCACAAATGAACACGCTGACCCGTAATGGATCTCATCGGTCCATCAAATCCACTCTGAGACCTACCACTGGTTCGTAAAAATACATACTTTCACGATAAACTCATGATAATTAAACAAGCGTAACTTTAGAGTTTTCACCAATTTTGTTTCTGGTCCAAATTATGCTCGTTTAGTTTATTATGTTACTCgttgtatttttattaacgAAATAACAATCGCATCAGGTTCTAGCTGTCTTCCAACGCAACCGGATATTTTGAAGTCAACACCAGACCACCAAAGACCTTAAAAACTCTGGTCAATCGAATTCGTTGAAACGAAGCAGGGAAATGTGGCTCTTGGTTCGTGAAAGTCTGATCCCGCCAAGGCACTAACTTTATACTCGAAGGTACTACAGCCTTGTATTATAAGAATCACCGCGAAAATGACGAAGAATACTGGTCGACGCGCAGCAAGTGCGCGCTGTAGTTAATTTTAGTTGCGTTTTTTGTGTAAATTAGAAACGATGCTTACGAACGACGTATTTATGTAAATACCTGACAGCATGCAGAACACACTCATGTGGTCCacgttacgcgattcaaacgtgGGTGACTGAAACTACTCGAAATCGATCCGTAAACACTGCCTAAAGTAAATTTAGTATGTCTGAAATAACATCGAACAGTTTCGTTGGAAAGCTAAGCATCGCGCTGAGACTTTTTGCTACCGTATTTATATACCAAATTCAAAACGTTAGCGTTTAAGGTAAAGCTACGTAAAAGTGGTGTATCACATACTATGTACATAATTAATCAGAGTTACTGGATGTTTAGAAGTCTAGCGAGCAATGCAGCGATACCTTTGTCTTCGATATGAGAGTACGTCGAGAAAGATTCTTACTTCTTGCCAAATCGACCGCAATCCACGTGTACGGTGGGCTGCAACCGAAATACTGCAGCTTCTAAATGAAAACACACGTGATTGTTATTACTTGGAAATAAGTatgcaattttttaatgaacATTTCTTTTAAACGCAAAATATATTGCCGGACACGGTGACTGTGTACCTACTGTCGTTGTAGATTCGAAGCACgatctcgataattattttatccGTGCAAAAATCTATGTTTCGATTATGAGTGTATTAtacgcgatttttttttttttgtttctcgtCAATCCACTACATTTTACACATTCGAtctttttgtaatttcaatCATTGAAAGATCGACGATGGACAGCAAGTACAGACAGTATTGTATGTAAGGTCTCATCAATGTTCAATTCGTAAGGGAGAATTCTTTATACGATAAACGACGAACGGAACTTACATAATTGTCATGTTATTTTGATAACAGCTAGtctcatattttatatttatttaacgtCTAAGCGAATAAGTTCGTTTTATATAAGGACACGACCAAATAGATGTAATGGGAACGCATTTTTTTCTTTGACAATTAGTATCGTTCCTGTGTAATGTATGTGCAACAACACTTTTGTACCAATCAAACGGTGATCCCGTCACTATAGAAGTTTTGTACGCGCTTGACGTGTCCTACGTAACTAGCAAATGTCTTCCTTCTCTTTAGTAaccagaaataaataaaacaaaaaataaataaaacaaaaaaaaaaaaaaatttgaaagtagGGCTTTCGTGCAATATGTACAAGACTTCTATAATTTTGTAATTCCTGGGATAGGCTGAGAATGACTGTGCCTCTCTGAGCAGAATAGACAAAGTAATTCTATGCACGGCTTTGTTTAGCGCATTGAAGattttatataaaatgaaaCGATCGAACCTCAGATTACTGGGAGCAGTACAAAGATATGCAAGAACGACATTTTgtctttaatttttataatacgcAATTGAATGCTACTACTCGGGTGCTTTGTCACCTTTGTATCATGATGCAGTAAAGTCACTGATTCTGTAAATATCACGTTAGGCTTAAGTTTCTAGTTGTAGTAGAAAGAGAAGAAAGGGCAGCTGATAAAATTTAACAACGGTCATAGAAATTTCTTGCGATCGTCGAGAGAGCTGTCTGCGGTTAATTCTATTGAGCCTACCACATTAcatttctatttattatttattcgcaTAAAATGACGCATAAAAGGCACGAGCGGTGTATGGCAGAAAGCATTGTACTATTGTAcagaaaaagaaataaactgcTCGGATCTGCACTTTAAGAGATTATTTATTCACTTTAGATGTTAAAAATTTCAtcgcaataataataataataataataatttagagtatactTAAAAAAGTGTTATTTATTTTACGTTCTTTCCTTGACAAAGTATTTATACGTACGTTTAATCTACTTCTTCCGGTCTCACAGGATGAGTCAACGGTATAACCGATTTTTTCATTACATCCCTCGAAAGTGCTTTCCTCATATCTGATAAGAACGTGCATAAAATTAACTTCAAAAtttaaacgatttatttatgAAACACGACGTTAACTACGTACCAAAAGCATTCTCATCTGGATCCCCGTTATAATATTCTAGAACAGTCCTGTACACAATATAACCTAACTGTTCGTACATTCTGATTGCCACTTTATTGCTAACTCTCACAAAAAGATCCACAAAATATGCTTGTTTCCTGCAATAATGCAAAGCATTTTGAAAGAGTTTCAAAATTACGAAACAACgttaaacaatattttcaaaCTTACATTTCTGAAAGCTCTTCCAAGGACTTTACCAAGGTTGCGGCAAGACCTAACCTTCTGTACTCAGGAGACACTGTGAGTGCTGTTATGTGACCATGCCAATTCTCCCCATGACCCTCAGCCTTTCCCATAACTTcgacatttttcaaataaagaaacatcTAAGTCTTGTATCCATTCTCAAAGCACGGAACAAATAACGCGTTAAACGAACAAACGGAGAAGCAGAACTTACTGTAACCCATAACTTCTCCGCTCGGTGATTCCGCTACCATAAAATATTCAGGCCAATGCGCCAAATAATGCGTATAGAAGTTAAGTCCGTACTGCAAAGCAGAATCTTAAGGAAAAAACAATTCGTGAGCGATGGACCGATACCGCTTAAAAACTAACTATTTGCATCAAAAGGCAAACCCCACTTAAAGGATACTGTCTCTGTAAGTGGATCCAAATTCCTATAAAGAATAGTAAAATTGTTAAGATAGATGAATTATCGTTCTGATTCGTACTTATGCGTATTTAGGTTAGAAAAGCTGTCGCTTAGCAACACGTATGTTTCAAAACTTACAAATTGTTGAATTTGAATAAATCATTGCATGTAAATGGCCTGAGAGTTGTCATGttttagaaatttcaaaaaatcgCGTCGACAATGATAATCTCAACCCAACCAGACACGAAAACAGTATCAGCACTTAACCTTAGACTGCATTTACGGATATATCCGACGTCACTGATTCATGTGCACCACGTGACACATATACTAAATAGTTGATAAGCTTGATGCTAGATGGTGTTACCTAAACTTTGAAATATCACGGACGAGGTGTAGAATATATTATATCGCGTATTAGAATATCTACAAGTACGGATTAAAAGAGAAAGTTAAAGGTGGCCCATCAAAAGATTATTCTCGATTTGCTAATGTTTTGTCAATgaattaaatcatttttaaacacAATACATTTCATACCAAGAGGACCTCCAATCATTTCTCAGAAACCTTAATCCGGCCTTGGCTAAAAGAGATACAATATTCTCACgaacaaaatgaaattttatataaaatatataatcttAAAACTTAAATACATGTTACCTTAATATGTCTAATAAATACTAATTACTTTGCGATGATACAGCATCCTAGGAATTTTTCTAGCGCCATAGTAACGCCTGGCGGATAAGGAGGGAAACTTTTGTAACTACATCTAGCGTTTTAGAGGAAAAGGAGTAACCAGGTCTAGTGACTTTCCCCTCTTACGAAACGAATCACTATCCTTAAGTcaacaaaaaaaattaattttttatcgataAATTCTGGCAAACATAGACAAACATAAAATTATTCAAGGAAACCATTTGTTGAATTCTATACAGAATTTCAATTAAGAATAGGGAACTAGGTAAATAGGACAACTGCTATATAGGCATACTGGGGAAAGAGTATTCACAGTATAGGTTTACGCACGTTATCAGTAACGTACGTGTTATTTTTAAACTCTATATACGCTTTATTAATAATAGAAAATGTATGAAGTCATCAAATAAAATACGACTCTGAT
The window above is part of the Colletes latitarsis isolate SP2378_abdomen chromosome 2, iyColLati1, whole genome shotgun sequence genome. Proteins encoded here:
- the Naa20a gene encoding N-alpha-acetyltransferase 20 A yields the protein MTTLRPFTCNDLFKFNNLNLDPLTETYGLNFYTHYLAHWPEYFMVAESPSGEVMGYIMGKAEGHGENWHGHITALTVSPEYRRLGLAATLVKSLEELSEMKQAYFVDLFVRVSNKVAIRMYEQLGYIVYRTVLEYYNGDPDENAFDMRKALSRDVMKKSVIPLTHPVRPEEVD